Proteins encoded within one genomic window of Labeo rohita strain BAU-BD-2019 unplaced genomic scaffold, IGBB_LRoh.1.0 scaffold_498, whole genome shotgun sequence:
- the LOC127160932 gene encoding E3 ubiquitin-protein ligase TRIM39 codes for MWERKQSQCPYSPDARDSDHAHHRREWFGMQIPLANSHCPFIPMLRGDWDSQRFYTELLEMMEEQQKTAEKQEEELIEELEQEITELKMRNTELEQLSHTEDHLHLLQIYSSLCSPTNTRNWSEISVKTHESLETLRRALTQLKNTIDEKLTQTVSTELKWMQQYAVDVILNTDTAHPNLILLNDGKQVRCGDIRQKLSGNTNRFDECVNILGKEGFSSGRFYFEVQLKRRAKWTLGVARESIKKKGEITLIPSDGYWTVWLRNGNEYAALSDPSVSLSLRVNPQRVGVFVDYEEGLVSFYDVESSSHIYSYTGQSFTEKLYPFFWPMP; via the exons ATGTGGGAACGAAAGCAGTCTCAGTGTCCTTACAGCCCAGACGCGCGAGACAGTGATCATGCCCATCATCGGAG GGAGTGgtttggcatgcaaattccactcgccaataGTCATTGTCCGTTTATTCCAatgctcagaggtgattgggacTCCCAA AGATTTTATACTGAACTGCTGGAGATGATGGAAGAGCAGCAGAAAACAGCAGAGAAACAGGAGGAAGAGCTGATTGAAGAGCTGGAGCAGGAGATCACTGAGCTAAAGATGAGAAAcactgagctggagcagctttcacacactGAAGATCACCTCCACCTCCTACAG ATTTACTCATCGctgtgcagccctacaaacaCCAGGAACTGGTCTGAGATCAGTGTGAAGACTCATGAGAGTCTGGAGACTCTGAGAAGAGCTCTGACTCAACTGAAGAACACTATAGATGAGAAACTCACACAAACTG TCTCTACAGAGCTGAAGTGGATGCAGCAGTATGCAG tggaTGTAATTCTGAATACTGATACAGCTCATCCCAATCTCATCCTGTTGAATGATGGAAAACAAGTGAGATGTGGAGACATTAGACAGAAACTCTCAGGCAACACAAACAGATTTGatgaatgtgtaaatattttggGAAAGGAGGGATTCTCCTCAGGGAGATTTTATTTTGAGGTGCAGTTGAAGAGAAGGGCTAAATGGACTTTAGGAGTGGCCAGAGAATCCATTAAAAAGAAGGGAGAGATTACACTGATTCCCAGTGATGGATACTGGACTGTGTGGCTGAGGAATGGAAATGAATATGCGGCTCTCTCTGAtccttctgtctctctgtctctgagaGTGAATCCGCAGCGGGTCGGTGTGTTTGTGGATTATGAGGAGGGTCTGGTCTCCTTTTATGATGTGGAGTCCAGCTCTCATATCTACTCTTACACTGGTCAGTCTTTCACTGAAAAACTCTATCCATTTTTTTGGCCCATGCCTTAA